Proteins from a single region of Pseudomonas fulva:
- a CDS encoding aminotransferase class V-fold PLP-dependent enzyme: MTLISPWRVDFPGLRALDADGQTYLDSAATAQKPQAVLDALLAYYAGGAANVHRAQHLPGERATRAFEATRDKAARWLNAASRDEIVFTRGATESLNLLAYGLESMFMAGDEIVVSAAEHHANLLPWQQLAARKSLKLVVLPLTPAGDIDPLEAATLIGPRTRLLALSQLSNVLGRWQDVQPLIRQAQEYGALTVVDGAQAVVHGRQDVQALGCDFYVCSSHKLYGPDGVGLLYGRRDALQHLNHWQFGGEMVQQADYHAATFRPAPLGLEAGTPAVSGVIALGAALDYFEHLDAEAVSRHEAALHRMLLEGLRRHEGLHLLGEPHTALACFTVDGVHSGDLAHLLTEQGIAVRVGHHCAMPLLQRLGVSGAIRVSLGLYNDEADLQRFFAALDKALELLR; this comes from the coding sequence ATGACCCTGATTTCCCCCTGGCGCGTCGACTTTCCCGGCTTGCGGGCCCTGGACGCCGACGGCCAGACCTACCTCGACAGCGCCGCGACCGCGCAAAAACCCCAGGCGGTACTCGATGCCTTGCTGGCCTACTACGCGGGCGGTGCTGCCAACGTGCACCGTGCCCAGCACCTGCCGGGCGAACGTGCCACCCGCGCCTTCGAGGCGACCCGCGACAAGGCAGCCCGCTGGCTGAATGCGGCCAGCCGTGACGAGATCGTCTTCACCCGCGGCGCTACCGAATCGCTCAACCTGCTCGCCTATGGGCTGGAATCGATGTTCATGGCCGGCGACGAGATCGTCGTCAGCGCCGCCGAGCACCACGCCAACCTGCTGCCCTGGCAGCAACTGGCCGCGCGAAAGTCCCTGAAACTGGTGGTACTGCCGCTCACCCCCGCTGGCGATATCGACCCGTTGGAGGCCGCCACGCTGATCGGCCCACGTACCCGCCTGCTCGCTCTCAGTCAGCTGTCCAACGTGCTGGGGCGCTGGCAAGACGTACAACCGCTGATTCGCCAGGCGCAGGAATACGGCGCCCTGACCGTGGTGGACGGCGCCCAGGCCGTGGTGCATGGCCGCCAGGACGTGCAGGCGCTGGGCTGCGATTTCTACGTGTGCTCCAGCCACAAGCTGTACGGCCCCGATGGCGTCGGCCTGCTCTACGGCCGCCGCGACGCGCTGCAGCACCTGAACCACTGGCAGTTCGGCGGTGAAATGGTCCAGCAGGCGGATTATCACGCCGCGACCTTTCGCCCCGCGCCGCTCGGCCTGGAAGCCGGTACGCCGGCGGTATCCGGGGTGATCGCCCTGGGTGCAGCGCTGGACTACTTCGAGCACCTCGACGCCGAGGCGGTCAGCCGCCACGAAGCGGCGTTGCACCGGATGTTGTTGGAAGGCCTGCGACGCCACGAAGGTTTGCACCTGCTTGGCGAGCCGCACACGGCGCTGGCCTGCTTCACCGTCGACGGCGTTCATAGCGGCGACCTCGCCCACCTGCTCACCGAGCAAGGCATCGCCGTGCGGGTCGGTCATCACTGCGCCATGCCGCTGTTGCAGCGCCTGGGCGTGAGCGGTGCGATCCGCGTATCCCTTGGCCTGTACAACGACGAGGCCGACCTGCAGCGTTTCTTCGCCGCCCTGGACAAAGCCCTGGAGTTGTTGCGATGA
- a CDS encoding SufE family protein yields the protein MTLPTAAQEALDAFTACPGWEQRARLLMHWGERLEPLAERREADRVHGCESQVWLSGEKRDGLWHFRASSDARLIRGLLAVLLARVNGLPAGELAGLDIADWFARLGLSRQLSPSRASGMNAVVQQMRRLIDAA from the coding sequence ATGACCCTGCCGACCGCCGCGCAAGAAGCCCTCGATGCCTTCACCGCCTGCCCCGGCTGGGAACAGCGCGCGCGCCTGCTAATGCACTGGGGCGAACGCCTGGAGCCGCTCGCCGAACGGCGTGAAGCGGATCGCGTACACGGCTGTGAAAGCCAGGTCTGGCTGAGCGGTGAAAAACGGGACGGCCTCTGGCACTTTCGCGCCAGTAGCGATGCGCGCCTGATACGCGGCCTCTTGGCCGTGCTGCTGGCCCGGGTCAACGGATTGCCTGCAGGCGAGCTGGCCGGGCTGGACATCGCCGACTGGTTCGCCAGGCTCGGCCTGTCCCGTCAGCTATCGCCCTCACGGGCCAGCGGCATGAACGCCGTGGTGCAGCAGATGCGCCGGCTGATCGACGCGGCCTAA
- the tcdA gene encoding tRNA cyclic N6-threonylcarbamoyladenosine(37) synthase TcdA has protein sequence MSFDEQRFAGIARLYGRQGAERLAAAHVAVVGIGGVGSWAAEALVRSGVGEISLFDLDDVCVSNTNRQAHALQGQVGRAKVEVMGERLRAINPACVVHEVADFVTRETMAGYITVELDGVVDCIDSVAAKAALISWCKRRKIALVTTGGAGGQIDPAQVQVADLNKTFNDPLAAKVRSTLRRDYGFSRTPGRTYSVPCVFSTEQLRYPGADGSVCQSKAFVGEGVKLDCAGGFGAVMMVTATFGMVAAARIVDKLVAGARRPSERVVAKV, from the coding sequence ATGTCGTTCGATGAACAGCGTTTCGCCGGCATTGCCCGGTTGTATGGCCGCCAAGGCGCAGAACGGCTGGCCGCCGCCCACGTGGCCGTGGTCGGTATCGGCGGTGTCGGTTCCTGGGCGGCCGAGGCGCTGGTGCGCTCCGGGGTGGGCGAGATTTCCCTGTTCGACCTGGACGACGTCTGCGTCAGCAACACCAATCGCCAGGCCCACGCCCTGCAGGGCCAGGTCGGGCGCGCCAAGGTCGAGGTAATGGGCGAGCGCCTGCGCGCCATCAACCCCGCCTGCGTGGTGCACGAGGTGGCCGACTTCGTGACCCGCGAGACCATGGCCGGGTACATCACGGTCGAACTCGACGGGGTGGTCGACTGCATCGACAGCGTGGCGGCCAAGGCGGCGCTGATCTCCTGGTGCAAGCGCCGCAAGATCGCCCTGGTGACCACCGGTGGCGCCGGCGGGCAGATCGACCCGGCCCAGGTGCAGGTGGCCGACCTCAACAAGACCTTCAACGATCCCCTGGCTGCCAAGGTGCGCTCGACCCTGCGCCGCGACTACGGCTTTTCCCGTACGCCGGGGCGCACCTACAGCGTGCCCTGCGTATTCTCCACCGAGCAGCTGCGCTATCCCGGTGCGGACGGCAGCGTGTGCCAGAGCAAGGCCTTCGTCGGTGAGGGCGTGAAGCTCGACTGCGCCGGCGGCTTCGGCGCGGTGATGATGGTGACGGCGACCTTCGGCATGGTCGCCGCCGCGCGTATCGTCGACAAGCTGGTGGCCGGTGCGCGTCGCCCGAGCGAGCGCGTGGTCGCGAAGGTTTAG
- a CDS encoding glycosyltransferase, whose amino-acid sequence MLSRKFGLNLVVFLAIAALFTGIWALYNRPVTAPDWPEQISGYSFSPFRQGQSPQTGVYPSDQEMREDLELLSKQTDSIRTYSVDGDLDKIPALAEEFGLRVTLGVWISPDEERNEREITKAIEIANNSRSVVRVVVGNEALFRREVTVKQLTAYMDRVRSAVKVPVTTSEQWHIWDEFPELADHADLIAAHVLPYWEFIPMKDSTQFTLDRARDLKKLFPKKPLLLSEVGWPSNGRVRGGAEASQADQAIYLRTLVTTLNAQGYNYFVIEAFDQPWKAGDEGSVGAYWGVYNLDRQPKFNFEGPVVAIPKWRMLAVASVVMALLSLALMLIDGSALRQRGRTFLTFVAFAGGSALVWIGYDYSQQYSTWFSTLVGVLLGIGAIGVFIVLLTEAHELAETVWTQRRRPFTPVIGDSHYRPKVSIHVPCYNEPPEMVKQTLDALANLDYPDFEVLIIDNNTKDPAVWEPVRDYCEALGPRFRFFHVAPLHGFKGGALNYILPHTAPDVEVVAVIDSDYCVDRNWLKHMVPHFADPAIAVVQSPQDYRDGEESTFKKLCYAEYKGFFHIGMVTRNDRNAIIQHGTMTMIRRTVMDELKWADWTICEDAELGLRVFEKGYSAAYAHDSFGKGLMPDTFIDYKKQRFRWAYGAIQIMKGHARQLLAGKDSELKRGQRYHFIAGWLPWVADGLNIFFTAGALLWSAAMIIVPQRVDPPLLIFAIPPLALFLFKVGKIIFLYQRAVGVNLKDAFCAAVAGLALSHTIAKAVLYGMFTKTIPFFRTPKMRSSHGLMVALAEAREEVFIMLLLWGAALGIAIVQGLPSYDVKFWVIMLLVQSLPYLAALIMALLSSQPKPLEIPVVQGDSENEAEKA is encoded by the coding sequence ATGCTTTCGCGCAAGTTCGGTCTCAATCTCGTTGTTTTCCTGGCTATTGCCGCCCTGTTCACCGGTATCTGGGCGCTCTACAACCGCCCGGTCACCGCCCCGGACTGGCCGGAACAGATCTCCGGCTATTCGTTCTCGCCGTTCCGGCAGGGGCAGAGCCCGCAAACCGGCGTCTACCCGAGCGATCAGGAGATGCGCGAGGATCTCGAACTGCTGTCCAAGCAGACCGACAGCATCCGCACCTACTCGGTGGACGGCGACCTCGACAAGATCCCCGCGCTCGCCGAGGAGTTCGGCCTGCGCGTGACCCTGGGCGTGTGGATCAGCCCCGACGAGGAGCGCAACGAACGGGAGATCACCAAGGCCATCGAAATCGCCAACAACTCGCGCAGTGTGGTGCGCGTGGTGGTGGGCAACGAGGCGTTGTTCCGCCGCGAGGTCACCGTCAAGCAGCTGACCGCCTACATGGACCGCGTGCGCTCGGCGGTCAAGGTGCCGGTCACCACGTCCGAGCAATGGCACATCTGGGACGAATTCCCGGAGCTGGCCGACCACGCCGACCTGATCGCCGCCCACGTGCTGCCCTACTGGGAATTCATTCCCATGAAGGACTCCACCCAGTTCACCCTGGACCGCGCCCGCGACCTGAAGAAGCTGTTCCCGAAAAAGCCCCTGCTGCTGTCCGAGGTGGGCTGGCCGAGCAACGGCCGGGTACGCGGCGGCGCCGAGGCGAGCCAGGCCGACCAGGCCATCTACCTGCGCACCCTGGTCACCACGCTCAACGCCCAGGGCTACAACTACTTCGTCATCGAGGCCTTCGACCAGCCCTGGAAGGCTGGCGACGAAGGCTCGGTGGGCGCCTACTGGGGCGTCTACAACCTCGACCGCCAGCCGAAATTCAACTTCGAAGGCCCGGTGGTGGCGATTCCGAAATGGCGCATGCTGGCGGTCGCCTCGGTGGTCATGGCGCTGCTGTCGCTGGCCCTGATGCTGATCGACGGCAGCGCCCTGCGCCAGCGCGGCCGCACCTTCCTGACCTTCGTGGCGTTCGCCGGCGGCTCGGCCCTGGTGTGGATCGGCTACGACTACAGCCAGCAATACAGCACCTGGTTCAGCACCCTGGTCGGCGTGCTCCTGGGCATCGGCGCCATCGGCGTGTTCATCGTCTTGCTCACCGAGGCCCACGAGCTGGCCGAAACGGTGTGGACGCAGCGCCGCCGGCCCTTCACCCCGGTGATCGGCGACAGCCATTACCGGCCCAAGGTGTCGATCCACGTGCCCTGCTACAACGAGCCGCCGGAGATGGTCAAACAGACCCTCGACGCCCTGGCCAACCTCGATTACCCGGACTTCGAAGTCCTGATCATCGACAACAACACCAAGGACCCGGCGGTCTGGGAACCGGTGCGCGACTACTGCGAAGCGCTCGGCCCGCGCTTCCGCTTCTTCCACGTCGCGCCGCTGCACGGCTTCAAGGGCGGTGCGCTGAACTACATCCTGCCGCACACCGCGCCGGACGTCGAAGTGGTGGCGGTGATCGACTCCGACTACTGCGTCGACCGCAACTGGCTCAAGCACATGGTGCCGCACTTCGCCGACCCGGCGATCGCCGTGGTGCAGTCGCCCCAGGACTACCGCGACGGTGAGGAAAGCACCTTCAAGAAGCTCTGCTACGCCGAGTACAAGGGCTTCTTCCACATCGGCATGGTGACCCGCAACGACCGCAACGCGATCATCCAGCACGGCACCATGACCATGATCCGCCGTACCGTGATGGACGAGCTGAAGTGGGCCGACTGGACCATCTGCGAGGATGCCGAGCTGGGCCTGCGGGTGTTCGAGAAAGGCTATTCGGCCGCCTACGCCCACGACAGCTTCGGCAAGGGCCTGATGCCCGATACCTTCATCGACTACAAGAAGCAGCGCTTCCGCTGGGCCTACGGCGCCATCCAGATCATGAAGGGCCACGCCCGTCAGCTGCTGGCCGGCAAGGACAGCGAGCTCAAGCGCGGCCAGCGTTATCACTTCATCGCCGGCTGGCTGCCGTGGGTCGCCGATGGCCTGAACATCTTCTTCACCGCCGGTGCGCTGCTGTGGTCGGCGGCGATGATCATCGTGCCGCAACGGGTCGACCCGCCACTGCTGATCTTCGCGATTCCGCCCCTGGCGCTGTTCCTGTTCAAGGTCGGCAAGATCATCTTCCTCTACCAGCGGGCGGTGGGCGTCAACCTCAAGGATGCCTTCTGCGCGGCGGTGGCCGGCCTGGCGCTGTCGCACACCATCGCCAAGGCGGTGCTGTACGGCATGTTCACCAAGACCATTCCGTTCTTCCGCACCCCGAAGATGCGCTCCAGCCACGGCCTGATGGTGGCCCTGGCGGAAGCCCGCGAAGAAGTGTTCATCATGCTGCTGCTGTGGGGCGCCGCCCTGGGCATCGCCATCGTCCAGGGCCTGCCCAGCTACGACGTGAAGTTCTGGGTGATCATGCTGCTGGTGCAGTCGCTGCCCTACCTGGCCGCCCTGATCATGGCGCTGCTCTCCTCGCAGCCCAAGCCACTGGAGATTCCCGTGGTGCAAGGCGACAGCGAGAACGAGGCGGAGAAAGCCTGA
- the dapE gene encoding succinyl-diaminopimelate desuccinylase, translating into MTALSPTLELACDLIRRPSVTPLDEGCQELMMRRLGALGFAVEAMRIEDVDNFWASHGRDDGPVLCFAGHTDVVPTGPLQAWQHGPFDALIDEQGMLCGRGAADMKGSLASMIIAVERFVAEYPNHKGRIAFLITSDEEGPAHHGTKAVVERLAARNERLDWCIVGEPSSTTLVGDVVKNGRRGSLGATLTVRGIQGHVAYPHLARNPIHLAAPALAELAAEHWDDGNAFFPPTSFQVSNLNAGTGATNVIPGELTAVFNFRFSTESTVEDLQQRVNAIFDKHGLDYHIDWALSGLPFLTEPGALLDAVSTSIRQVTGRETTPSTSGGTSDGRFIATLGTQVVELGPVNATIHQVNERVLASDLEVLTEIYYQTLVKLLA; encoded by the coding sequence ATGACGGCCCTGTCCCCGACCCTCGAACTCGCCTGCGACCTGATCCGCCGCCCCTCGGTCACCCCGCTGGACGAGGGCTGCCAGGAACTGATGATGCGCCGCCTGGGGGCACTGGGCTTCGCCGTCGAGGCGATGCGCATCGAGGACGTGGACAACTTCTGGGCCAGCCATGGCCGTGACGACGGCCCGGTACTGTGCTTCGCCGGCCATACCGACGTGGTGCCCACCGGCCCGCTGCAGGCCTGGCAGCATGGCCCGTTCGACGCCCTGATCGACGAGCAGGGCATGCTCTGCGGTCGCGGCGCGGCCGACATGAAAGGCAGCCTGGCGTCGATGATCATCGCCGTCGAGCGCTTCGTCGCCGAATACCCGAACCACAAGGGGCGCATCGCCTTCCTGATCACCAGCGACGAGGAAGGCCCGGCCCACCATGGCACCAAGGCGGTGGTCGAGCGCCTGGCCGCGCGCAACGAGCGCCTGGACTGGTGCATCGTCGGCGAGCCGTCGAGCACCACCCTGGTCGGTGACGTGGTGAAGAACGGCCGCCGCGGCTCCCTGGGCGCGACCCTGACGGTGCGCGGCATCCAGGGCCACGTGGCCTACCCGCACCTGGCCAGGAACCCGATCCACCTGGCGGCGCCGGCGCTGGCCGAACTGGCGGCCGAGCATTGGGACGACGGCAACGCCTTCTTCCCGCCGACCAGTTTCCAGGTCTCCAACCTGAATGCCGGCACCGGTGCCACCAACGTGATTCCCGGCGAGCTGACGGCGGTGTTCAACTTCCGCTTCTCCACCGAGTCGACCGTCGAGGACCTGCAGCAGCGGGTCAACGCGATCTTCGACAAGCACGGCCTGGACTATCACATCGACTGGGCGCTGTCGGGCCTGCCGTTCCTCACCGAGCCGGGCGCGCTGCTCGATGCGGTCAGCACCAGCATCCGCCAGGTGACCGGTCGCGAGACCACACCCAGCACCAGCGGCGGCACCTCCGACGGGCGCTTCATCGCCACCCTGGGCACCCAGGTGGTCGAGCTCGGCCCGGTCAATGCGACCATCCACCAGGTCAACGAGCGGGTGCTGGCCAGCGATCTCGAGGTGCTTACCGAGATCTACTACCAGACCCTGGTCAAGCTGCTCGCCTGA
- a CDS encoding putative RNA methyltransferase — protein MLACPICQAPLTAVDNGVACPANHRFDRARQGYLNLLPVQHKNSRDPGDNAAMVEARRRFLDGGHYAPLAARLAELAASYKPQRWLDIGCGEGYYTAQIAEALVDADGYALDISREAVKRACKRAPQLNWLVASMARVPLADASCGLLASVFSPLDWQEAKRLLAPGGGLLRMGPTREHLMELREKLYDEVRDYDDSKHLELIPPGMHLAHSETLSFRLLLDSEQARADLLAMTPHGWRASAERRAAVIAESFEVTVAIRYDWIERDAS, from the coding sequence ATGCTCGCCTGCCCGATCTGCCAGGCGCCACTGACCGCCGTCGACAATGGCGTGGCCTGCCCGGCCAACCACCGCTTCGACCGCGCGCGCCAGGGCTACCTGAACCTGCTGCCGGTGCAGCACAAGAACAGCCGCGACCCGGGTGACAACGCCGCCATGGTCGAGGCGCGCCGACGCTTTCTCGATGGCGGCCACTACGCGCCGCTGGCCGCCCGACTGGCCGAACTGGCGGCGAGCTACAAGCCGCAGCGCTGGCTGGATATCGGTTGCGGCGAGGGCTACTACACCGCGCAGATCGCCGAGGCGCTGGTGGATGCCGACGGCTATGCCCTGGATATTTCCCGCGAGGCGGTCAAGCGCGCCTGCAAGCGTGCGCCCCAGCTGAACTGGCTGGTTGCCAGCATGGCCCGGGTGCCCCTGGCCGATGCCAGCTGCGGGTTGCTGGCCAGCGTGTTCAGCCCGCTGGACTGGCAGGAAGCCAAGCGCCTGCTGGCGCCCGGCGGCGGCCTGCTGCGCATGGGCCCGACCCGCGAACACCTGATGGAGCTGCGCGAGAAGCTCTACGACGAAGTGCGCGACTACGATGACAGCAAGCACCTCGAACTGATCCCGCCGGGCATGCACCTGGCGCATAGCGAAACCCTGAGTTTTCGGCTGCTGCTAGACAGCGAGCAAGCCCGCGCCGACCTGCTGGCGATGACGCCCCACGGCTGGCGCGCCAGTGCCGAACGCCGCGCCGCGGTCATTGCCGAAAGCTTCGAAGTCACCGTCGCCATCCGCTACGATTGGATCGAGCGTGACGCGTCCTGA
- a CDS encoding Re/Si-specific NAD(P)(+) transhydrogenase subunit alpha → MHIGVPLETQAGETRVAATPETIKKLIGQGHRVTVQSGSGIAASITDAAYVAAGASIGDAAAVFGAELVLKVVAPTDAELALMNSGAVLVGMLNPFSNETIARLNAAGVTAFALEAAPRTSRAQSLDVLSSQANIAGYKAVMLAANHYPRFMPMLMTAAGTVKAARVLILGAGVAGLQAIATAKRLGAVIEASDVRPAVKEQIESLGAKFVDVPFETDEERECAEGVGGYARPMPASWMERQARAVHERAKQADIIITTALIPGRKAPTLLHEATVAEMKPGSVVVDLAAIQGGNCPLTELDRVVVKHGVTLVGHGNLPALVAADASALYARNLLDFLKLVIKDGAFHLDLEDDIVAACLMCQGGEIKRVNP, encoded by the coding sequence GTGCACATTGGTGTTCCACTCGAAACCCAGGCAGGCGAAACGCGGGTGGCCGCGACGCCGGAAACCATCAAGAAGCTGATCGGCCAGGGCCATCGGGTTACCGTCCAGAGCGGTTCCGGCATTGCCGCCAGCATTACCGACGCGGCCTATGTAGCCGCCGGCGCCAGCATTGGCGATGCAGCGGCAGTATTCGGCGCCGAGCTGGTACTCAAGGTGGTGGCGCCGACCGATGCCGAACTGGCGCTGATGAACAGCGGCGCCGTGCTGGTGGGCATGCTCAACCCGTTCAGCAACGAAACCATCGCGCGCCTCAACGCAGCGGGCGTCACCGCCTTCGCCCTGGAAGCGGCGCCGCGCACCTCCCGCGCCCAGAGCCTGGACGTGCTGAGCTCCCAGGCCAATATCGCCGGCTACAAGGCGGTGATGCTGGCGGCCAATCACTACCCGCGTTTCATGCCCATGCTGATGACCGCCGCCGGCACGGTGAAAGCCGCCCGCGTGCTGATCCTCGGCGCCGGCGTTGCCGGCCTGCAGGCCATTGCCACGGCCAAACGCCTGGGCGCGGTGATCGAGGCCTCCGACGTGCGCCCGGCCGTGAAGGAACAGATCGAATCCCTCGGCGCCAAGTTCGTTGACGTGCCATTCGAGACCGACGAGGAGCGCGAGTGCGCCGAAGGCGTCGGCGGTTACGCCCGGCCGATGCCGGCCTCGTGGATGGAGCGCCAGGCCAGGGCCGTGCACGAACGTGCCAAGCAGGCCGACATCATCATCACCACCGCGCTGATTCCCGGCCGCAAGGCGCCCACGCTGCTGCACGAAGCCACGGTCGCCGAGATGAAGCCCGGCTCGGTGGTCGTCGACCTGGCCGCCATCCAGGGCGGCAACTGCCCGCTCACCGAGCTGGACAGGGTGGTGGTCAAGCACGGCGTGACCCTGGTCGGCCACGGCAACCTGCCGGCCCTGGTCGCTGCCGATGCATCGGCCCTGTATGCGCGCAACCTGCTCGACTTCCTCAAGCTGGTGATCAAGGACGGCGCCTTCCACCTCGACCTGGAAGACGACATCGTCGCCGCCTGCCTGATGTGCCAAGGCGGCGAGATCAAACGCGTCAACCCATGA
- a CDS encoding NAD(P) transhydrogenase subunit alpha encodes MDLISDGIYNLIIFVLAIYVGYHVVWNVTPALHTPLMAVTNAISAIVIVGAMLAAALTVTPLGKTMGTLAVALAAVNVFGGFLVTRRMLEMFKKKTPKAAAEKQ; translated from the coding sequence ATGGATCTGATTTCCGACGGCATCTACAACCTGATCATCTTCGTGCTGGCCATCTACGTCGGCTACCACGTGGTCTGGAACGTCACCCCCGCCCTGCACACGCCGTTGATGGCGGTGACCAACGCCATCTCCGCCATCGTCATCGTCGGCGCCATGCTTGCTGCCGCCCTGACCGTCACCCCACTGGGCAAGACCATGGGCACCCTGGCCGTGGCCCTGGCGGCGGTCAACGTGTTCGGTGGCTTCCTGGTCACCCGGCGCATGCTGGAAATGTTCAAGAAGAAAACCCCGAAAGCCGCGGCGGAGAAGCAGTGA
- a CDS encoding NAD(P)(+) transhydrogenase (Re/Si-specific) subunit beta, whose amino-acid sequence MSMNLITLLYLVASVCFIQALKGLSHPTTSRRGNAFGMVGMTIAVLTTLGLIHKLGSELAVQGIGYVIVGLLVGGTAGSIMAKRVEMTKMPELVAFMHSMIGLAAVFIAIAAVVEPQSLGIVASIADPIPAGNRLELFLGAAIGAITFSGSVIAFGKLSGKYKFRLFQGAPVQFAGQHLINLLIGMAIAGLGLYFTFTGNLTAFAVLVALAFVIGVLIIIPIGGADMPVVVSMLNSYSGWAAAGIGFSLNNSMLIIAGSLVGSSGAILSYIMCKAMNRSFFNVILGGFGGATDAGPAAGSGEQRPVKSGSADDAAFLLGNADSVIIVPGYGLAVARAQHALKELTEKLVHKGVTVKYAIHPVAGRMPGHMNVLLAEAEVPYDQVFEMEDINAEFGQADVVLVLGANDVVNPAAKNDPKSPIAGMPILEAFKAKTIIVNKRSMASGYAGLDNELFYLDKTMMVFGDAKKVIEDMLKAVE is encoded by the coding sequence ATGAGCATGAACCTGATCACCCTGCTCTACCTGGTCGCCTCGGTGTGTTTCATCCAGGCGCTCAAGGGCCTGTCGCACCCGACCACCTCGCGGCGCGGCAACGCCTTCGGCATGGTCGGCATGACCATCGCCGTGCTCACCACCCTGGGCCTCATCCATAAGCTGGGCAGCGAGCTGGCGGTGCAAGGCATCGGCTACGTGATCGTCGGCCTGCTGGTCGGCGGCACGGCCGGCTCGATCATGGCCAAGCGCGTCGAAATGACCAAGATGCCCGAGCTGGTCGCCTTCATGCACAGCATGATCGGCCTGGCCGCGGTATTCATCGCCATTGCCGCGGTGGTCGAGCCCCAGTCCCTGGGTATCGTCGCCAGCATCGCCGACCCGATTCCCGCCGGTAACCGCCTGGAGCTGTTTCTTGGCGCGGCCATCGGCGCCATCACCTTCTCAGGCTCGGTGATCGCCTTCGGCAAGCTGTCCGGCAAGTACAAATTCCGCCTGTTCCAGGGCGCGCCGGTACAGTTCGCCGGCCAGCACCTGATCAACCTGCTGATCGGCATGGCCATCGCCGGCCTGGGCCTGTATTTCACCTTCACCGGCAACCTCACCGCCTTCGCCGTGCTGGTGGCCCTGGCCTTCGTGATCGGCGTGCTGATCATCATTCCCATCGGCGGCGCGGACATGCCGGTGGTGGTGTCGATGCTCAACAGCTACTCGGGCTGGGCGGCCGCCGGTATCGGCTTCTCGCTGAACAACTCGATGCTGATCATCGCCGGCTCCCTGGTCGGTTCCAGCGGCGCGATCCTCTCGTACATCATGTGCAAGGCGATGAACCGCTCGTTCTTCAACGTCATCCTCGGCGGCTTCGGCGGTGCGACCGACGCGGGCCCGGCGGCGGGCAGCGGCGAGCAACGCCCGGTGAAATCCGGCTCTGCCGACGATGCAGCGTTCCTGCTCGGCAACGCCGACAGCGTGATCATCGTGCCCGGCTATGGCCTGGCCGTGGCTCGCGCCCAGCACGCCCTGAAGGAGCTGACCGAGAAGCTGGTCCACAAGGGCGTGACCGTGAAGTACGCGATCCACCCGGTGGCGGGCCGCATGCCCGGCCATATGAACGTGCTGCTGGCCGAGGCCGAGGTGCCCTACGACCAGGTGTTCGAGATGGAGGACATCAACGCCGAATTCGGCCAGGCCGATGTGGTGCTGGTGCTCGGCGCCAACGACGTGGTCAACCCGGCGGCGAAGAACGATCCCAAGTCGCCGATCGCCGGCATGCCGATCCTCGAAGCCTTCAAGGCCAAGACCATCATCGTCAACAAGCGCTCGATGGCCAGCGGCTACGCAGGCCTGGACAACGAACTGTTCTACCTGGACAAGACCATGATGGTGTTCGGCGACGCCAAGAAGGTCATCGAGGATATGCTCAAAGCCGTAGAATGA
- a CDS encoding DUF1127 domain-containing protein: MERTLSSDLLVDNSSKPATSLPLNILATLLLWQRRIVSRRQLARLDPRLLADAGISESQRYAELSKPFWR, encoded by the coding sequence ATGGAACGTACCCTCAGTTCCGATCTGCTTGTCGACAACTCGTCCAAACCTGCCACCAGCCTGCCGCTGAACATCCTGGCCACCCTGCTCCTGTGGCAGCGCCGGATCGTCAGCCGCCGCCAACTGGCGCGTCTGGACCCTCGCCTGCTGGCCGATGCCGGTATCAGCGAAAGTCAGCGTTACGCCGAACTGAGCAAACCGTTCTGGCGCTAA
- a CDS encoding DUF2388 domain-containing protein — MPIVRTLAFCSLFGLAASASASSFVVTTDTLVDALAATIDTTSNATSSVVDNKVVLAARDDAASFVASQGAVRGAHLETALRHIRERMPSLQADDAQLAQAILAN; from the coding sequence ATGCCCATCGTCCGCACCCTCGCCTTTTGCAGCCTGTTCGGCCTCGCCGCCTCTGCCAGCGCCAGCAGCTTCGTGGTGACCACCGACACCCTGGTCGATGCACTCGCCGCCACCATCGACACCACCTCCAATGCGACCTCCTCGGTGGTCGACAACAAGGTCGTGCTGGCTGCCAGGGATGACGCTGCCAGCTTCGTCGCCAGCCAAGGCGCCGTGCGCGGCGCGCACCTGGAAACCGCCCTGCGCCACATCCGCGAGCGCATGCCCAGCCTGCAGGCCGATGATGCGCAACTGGCGCAGGCCATCCTCGCCAATTAA